A single Candidatus Thalassolituus haligoni DNA region contains:
- a CDS encoding ATP-binding cassette domain-containing protein, with protein sequence MVVEQPYISVRDLTFTRGDRLIYNGLSVDFPRGKVTAIMGPSGTGKTTLLRLIGGQLLPDSGSILLAGEEITTLKRHQLFELRKQKMGMLFQTGALFTDLDVFDNVAFPLRVHTDLPESMIRDLVLMKLEAVGLRGARSLNPAELSGGMARRVALARSIAMDPELIMYDEPFTGLDPISMGMIVKLIRGLNKALGLTSLLVSHDVEECCGIADYLCLVSGGKVIGFGTPNELLHEGSDEVRQFLNGDPDGPVPFHYPANDYRQDILAGSD encoded by the coding sequence ATGGTGGTTGAGCAGCCCTACATCTCGGTGCGTGATCTGACCTTTACACGCGGCGATCGTTTGATCTACAACGGCCTGTCCGTCGATTTTCCCCGTGGCAAGGTCACTGCAATCATGGGACCCAGTGGCACCGGGAAAACAACCTTGCTGCGCCTGATTGGTGGTCAGTTGCTTCCCGACAGTGGTTCTATCCTGCTTGCCGGAGAAGAAATTACCACTCTCAAACGTCATCAGCTGTTCGAACTCCGCAAACAGAAAATGGGCATGCTGTTCCAGACCGGTGCCCTGTTTACTGACCTGGATGTGTTCGATAACGTGGCTTTCCCCTTGCGTGTTCATACCGATTTGCCCGAATCCATGATTCGGGATCTGGTACTGATGAAGCTGGAAGCCGTCGGTTTGCGCGGAGCTCGCAGTCTTAATCCGGCTGAATTGTCCGGCGGCATGGCGCGTCGAGTGGCACTGGCACGTTCCATCGCCATGGATCCTGAACTGATCATGTACGACGAACCCTTTACTGGTCTTGACCCTATTTCAATGGGAATGATCGTCAAGCTGATTCGCGGGCTGAACAAGGCACTCGGACTGACCAGCCTGCTGGTATCCCACGATGTTGAGGAATGTTGCGGGATTGCTGATTACCTGTGCCTGGTCTCGGGTGGCAAGGTGATCGGTTTTGGCACGCCGAATGAGCTGTTGCATGAAGGCTCGGATGAAGTTCGCCAGTTCCTCAATGGCGACCCTGATGGGCCGGTACCGTTTCATTATCCCGCGAATGATTACCGCCAGGACATATTGGCAGGGAGCGACTGA
- the lptC gene encoding LPS export ABC transporter periplasmic protein LptC produces MRKRYLLLVLAVVFGLALLAVERYTTELVTAETQVVSFEPDYYGKQLQHRHYDVNGQLQQTLQADGSSHIPAFSETRLENPVIITQTAPQQAWRVSAESGRIQDANSLVELRNQVEIRSLAETGQTNDDLSIETSQLLYEPELATASTTKQVTIRNGNSITHATGMTLDIKRQHLDLQEHVSTRYVQ; encoded by the coding sequence ATGCGCAAGCGCTATCTGCTGCTGGTACTGGCGGTGGTCTTTGGCCTTGCCTTGCTGGCAGTAGAACGCTACACCACTGAACTGGTCACCGCTGAAACCCAGGTGGTCAGTTTTGAACCGGATTATTATGGCAAGCAATTACAGCATCGCCACTACGACGTTAATGGCCAACTGCAGCAAACGCTGCAAGCGGATGGCTCCAGCCATATTCCGGCTTTCTCGGAAACCCGACTGGAGAATCCCGTTATTATCACCCAGACGGCTCCACAACAGGCATGGCGTGTCAGTGCTGAATCCGGCCGCATTCAGGATGCCAACAGTCTGGTTGAATTACGCAATCAGGTCGAAATACGTTCGCTGGCGGAGACCGGCCAGACAAATGACGATCTGAGTATTGAAACCAGCCAACTGCTCTACGAACCGGAATTGGCTACAGCCTCTACGACCAAACAGGTTACCATTCGTAATGGCAACAGTATTACCCACGCAACAGGCATGACTCTGGACATCAAGCGTCAACACCTCGACCTTCAAGAACACGTGAGTACCCGGTATGTACAATAA
- the mlaE gene encoding lipid asymmetry maintenance ABC transporter permease subunit MlaE gives MLNRLQLLGRRGLSSIEALGAASLVLWHSLAWGGPGSATFSDLIRQLYSVGVRSLSIIAVAGFFVGMVLGLQGYTILVDFGSEAALGTLVSLTLLRELGPVVAALLFAGRAGSALTAEIGLMKATEQLSAMEMMGVDPLKRVITPRLWAGIISLPVLTLIFNTVGIWGGAFVAVDMLGIDEGAYWGNMQASVEFYNDVVKGIIKSVAFGWVVTWIAVYQGYASMPTSEGIGKATTQTVVISSLAVLGLDFVLTAVMFGGV, from the coding sequence ATGCTCAATCGATTGCAGTTGCTGGGCCGTCGTGGCTTGTCTTCCATTGAGGCACTGGGCGCTGCGTCCCTGGTGTTATGGCATTCACTGGCTTGGGGCGGCCCAGGCAGTGCGACGTTTTCTGACCTGATTCGACAACTCTATTCTGTTGGTGTGCGCTCGCTCAGTATTATTGCCGTTGCCGGCTTCTTTGTCGGTATGGTGCTGGGGTTGCAAGGCTATACCATTCTGGTTGATTTTGGCTCCGAGGCGGCGCTGGGCACGCTGGTGTCGCTGACGCTGTTGCGTGAGCTGGGGCCGGTGGTCGCGGCGCTGTTGTTTGCCGGGCGGGCTGGTTCCGCGTTAACGGCAGAAATTGGCCTGATGAAGGCAACGGAACAGTTGTCGGCGATGGAAATGATGGGGGTTGATCCGCTCAAGCGAGTGATTACGCCGCGTTTGTGGGCCGGTATTATCTCGCTGCCCGTGCTGACGCTGATATTTAATACCGTGGGCATCTGGGGCGGGGCCTTTGTTGCCGTTGATATGCTGGGTATTGATGAAGGTGCCTACTGGGGCAATATGCAGGCGTCAGTCGAATTTTATAACGACGTGGTCAAGGGAATTATCAAGTCGGTCGCATTTGGCTGGGTGGTGACCTGGATTGCGGTTTATCAGGGCTATGCATCAATGCCGACTTCAGAAGGCATTGGCAAGGCAACAACCCAGACGGTGGTGATTTCCTCGCTGGCGGTATTGGGACTCGATTTTGTACTGACAGCAGTCATGTTTGGAGGCGTTTAA
- the ptsN gene encoding PTS IIA-like nitrogen regulatory protein PtsN: MSIAIADILAPERTRTDVAITSKKKLLEFLAELIAEEVDGSSSDEVFERLLGRERLGSTGIGEGIAIPHCRLRQCERAVGVLLHLREAIDFDAIDHQPVDLVFALLVPEEATDDHLKILATLAENFSQSQYRHLLRSASSDQELYQRALADN; this comes from the coding sequence ATGAGCATAGCGATTGCCGATATTCTTGCGCCTGAACGTACTCGTACCGATGTCGCCATTACCAGCAAAAAAAAACTGCTGGAGTTTCTGGCAGAGCTGATTGCTGAAGAAGTGGATGGCAGCTCATCGGATGAGGTTTTTGAACGTCTGCTTGGGCGTGAGCGCCTTGGCAGTACCGGCATTGGCGAAGGCATCGCTATCCCTCACTGTCGATTACGGCAATGTGAACGGGCCGTTGGGGTATTACTCCACCTGCGCGAGGCCATCGACTTTGATGCCATAGACCATCAGCCAGTCGATCTTGTATTTGCCTTGCTGGTGCCTGAAGAAGCAACAGACGACCACCTGAAAATACTGGCAACCCTGGCAGAAAATTTCAGCCAGAGCCAATATCGCCACCTATTACGCAGTGCGAGCAGCGACCAGGAACTGTATCAACGGGCGCTGGCCGACAACTGA
- the lptA gene encoding lipopolysaccharide transport periplasmic protein LptA, producing MYNKLAALLLLTSALVATVEALPEDWQQEMIIQSDRAELDRKTGMVVYEGDVVLTQGTLKIESERLVLILNGKILEQAIAEGQPARYQQQVSSNKPVTQATANRIDFYATRKEIAFKGNAELRQENNLFSGELIRYDIEQETVTASGSDTPADGTAESEDKQRIRVIIQPQPDTEAQP from the coding sequence ATGTACAATAAACTGGCAGCCCTGCTGCTGCTCACCAGCGCCCTGGTTGCCACGGTAGAGGCATTGCCAGAAGACTGGCAGCAAGAAATGATTATCCAGTCCGACCGCGCCGAACTCGATCGCAAAACCGGCATGGTCGTTTATGAAGGGGATGTGGTACTGACGCAAGGTACTCTGAAAATCGAATCTGAACGCCTGGTACTGATCCTGAACGGCAAAATTCTCGAACAAGCCATCGCCGAAGGTCAACCCGCCCGCTACCAGCAACAGGTCAGCAGCAACAAGCCGGTCACTCAGGCAACCGCCAATCGCATCGATTTTTACGCCACCCGCAAGGAAATCGCGTTTAAAGGCAATGCCGAATTACGCCAGGAAAACAACCTCTTCAGTGGCGAACTGATTCGCTACGACATTGAACAGGAAACCGTGACCGCCAGCGGCTCCGACACGCCTGCCGATGGTACGGCTGAGTCGGAAGACAAACAGCGTATCCGGGTGATTATCCAGCCCCAGCCCGACACGGAAGCACAACCATGA
- a CDS encoding KpsF/GutQ family sugar-phosphate isomerase yields the protein MNTEFDFDFLKSALRTIELEQRAIHNLSAMLDSNFITACQLMLSCQGRVVVTGMGKSGHIGNKIAATLASTGTPAFFVHPGEASHGDMGMITAVDVVIALSNSGETAEVTSLLPLLKRMAIPLISITGNPRSTLGLASAAHLNASVDSEACPLGLAPTSSTTSALVLGDALAIALLEARGFTAEDFAFSHPGGSLGRRLLLKVEDIMHSGPEIPTVRPESSLSRSLLEMTTKGLGMTTIQTASGDLVGIFTDGDLRRTIDHGVDIHSAIIADLMTRHAKTILPGMLAAEALKIMEDSKINALVVAENHRICGVITMHDLLRAGVI from the coding sequence ATGAACACTGAATTTGATTTTGATTTTCTGAAATCGGCGCTGCGCACCATCGAACTGGAACAGCGCGCCATTCATAATCTGTCAGCCATGCTGGATAGCAATTTTATTACTGCCTGCCAGCTGATGCTGTCTTGCCAGGGTCGAGTCGTGGTCACCGGGATGGGTAAATCCGGCCACATCGGCAACAAAATTGCGGCCACCTTGGCCAGCACAGGGACACCGGCCTTTTTTGTTCACCCTGGTGAAGCCAGTCACGGCGATATGGGCATGATCACCGCAGTGGACGTCGTGATTGCCCTGAGTAACTCCGGTGAAACCGCAGAAGTGACCAGCCTGTTGCCGTTATTGAAGCGCATGGCGATCCCTTTGATCAGCATCACCGGCAATCCGCGTTCCACGCTGGGTCTGGCCTCGGCTGCCCATCTGAACGCCAGCGTCGATTCAGAAGCCTGTCCGCTGGGTCTGGCACCCACCTCCTCAACCACCAGCGCCCTGGTACTGGGAGATGCACTGGCAATCGCCTTGCTGGAAGCACGCGGATTTACCGCCGAAGACTTCGCGTTTTCACATCCCGGCGGCAGCCTCGGGCGGCGTCTGTTGCTAAAAGTGGAAGACATCATGCACAGCGGCCCAGAGATTCCCACGGTCAGGCCGGAATCCAGCCTGTCGCGCTCGCTGCTTGAAATGACCACCAAAGGCCTCGGGATGACCACGATTCAAACCGCCTCCGGCGATCTGGTGGGAATTTTCACCGATGGCGACCTGCGCCGTACCATCGACCATGGTGTTGATATCCATTCCGCCATTATTGCCGACCTGATGACGCGCCATGCCAAAACCATATTACCCGGCATGTTGGCCGCAGAAGCGTTGAAAATTATGGAAGACAGTAAAATCAATGCGCTTGTCGTGGCTGAAAACCACCGCATCTGCGGCGTGATTACCATGCACGACTTGCTGCGTGCCGGAGTCATCTGA
- the rapZ gene encoding RNase adapter RapZ gives MRLVVISGRSGSGKSSALAVLEDLGFYCIDNLPVDLLPALAGLPYSAEKRANVAVSVDVRNLPDAIEQLTQVLTRLPEQYRQVDIVFLDATEEVLLQRFSSTRRKHPLTNDNISLAEAIERETELLEPVANLADLTLDTTRMSVHELRSLIKLRVAEKITPDMAVLFQSFGFKQGIPLDADFVFDVRNLPNPYWQHELRPLTGQDPAIIEFLSGQQEVTELFNDIQAYLLRWLPRFAENNRSYLTVAIGCTGGQHRSVYLSERLAEAFKQEFGNVQVRHRELRSTANSSH, from the coding sequence ATGCGTCTGGTTGTGATCAGTGGCCGTTCAGGCTCAGGTAAATCCAGCGCACTGGCGGTGCTTGAAGACCTCGGGTTTTATTGCATCGATAATCTACCGGTCGATTTACTGCCAGCACTCGCAGGCCTGCCCTACAGTGCAGAAAAACGCGCCAACGTTGCTGTCAGTGTTGACGTTCGTAACCTGCCCGATGCCATAGAGCAACTGACCCAGGTGCTGACCCGCTTGCCGGAGCAGTATCGCCAGGTCGACATCGTTTTTCTTGATGCCACCGAAGAAGTCCTGTTACAACGCTTCAGTTCAACCCGGCGCAAGCATCCGCTCACCAATGACAATATTTCCCTGGCGGAAGCCATTGAGCGCGAAACCGAATTACTCGAACCCGTCGCCAACCTCGCGGATCTGACTCTGGATACGACACGCATGTCGGTACATGAGCTGCGGAGCCTGATCAAACTGCGAGTGGCCGAGAAAATCACTCCGGACATGGCTGTGCTGTTCCAGTCGTTCGGCTTCAAACAGGGCATTCCCCTGGATGCCGACTTCGTTTTCGATGTGCGCAACCTGCCCAATCCCTACTGGCAGCATGAGTTGCGCCCGCTGACTGGGCAAGACCCGGCCATCATCGAGTTCTTGTCCGGCCAACAGGAAGTCACCGAACTATTTAATGATATTCAGGCATACCTGTTGCGTTGGCTACCCCGTTTTGCTGAAAATAACCGCAGCTATTTAACCGTTGCGATTGGTTGCACTGGCGGCCAGCATCGTTCAGTGTATTTATCTGAACGACTGGCAGAAGCCTTCAAGCAAGAATTCGGCAACGTTCAGGTGCGTCACCGCGAGCTGCGGTCGACTGCCAACAGCAGTCACTGA
- a CDS encoding HPr family phosphocarrier protein yields MVSTQITIINKLGLHARAAAKLVSTAAAYGSTVKIGYPNRMVDAKSIMAVMMLAASKGTDIQIEAEGNDAQPALDALCELINRRFDEGE; encoded by the coding sequence ATGGTCAGCACTCAAATAACCATCATCAACAAACTTGGTTTGCACGCACGGGCAGCAGCCAAGTTGGTTTCGACTGCCGCCGCCTACGGTTCTACCGTCAAGATCGGCTATCCGAACCGGATGGTTGATGCCAAAAGCATCATGGCGGTGATGATGCTCGCCGCCAGCAAGGGCACTGATATTCAAATCGAAGCCGAGGGTAACGATGCCCAACCAGCACTGGATGCGCTCTGCGAGCTGATCAACCGCCGCTTCGATGAAGGCGAATAA
- the hpf gene encoding ribosome hibernation-promoting factor, HPF/YfiA family encodes MSINISGHHVEVTEAMEEYVKEKLVRLERHAEPITSGQVTLTLEKGRQLAEASLHVSGADFHATSSHDDMYAAIDLLADKLDRQVLKHKEKLVARQHGQG; translated from the coding sequence ATGAGCATCAATATCAGTGGACACCATGTCGAAGTTACCGAAGCCATGGAAGAATACGTCAAGGAAAAACTGGTTCGCCTTGAGCGGCATGCCGAACCCATTACCTCTGGTCAGGTTACCCTGACCCTTGAAAAAGGCCGTCAGCTGGCAGAAGCATCGCTGCACGTCAGTGGTGCCGATTTTCATGCGACGTCATCCCATGACGACATGTACGCTGCCATTGACTTGCTGGCCGACAAACTGGATCGGCAAGTGCTGAAACACAAAGAAAAACTGGTTGCCCGACAGCACGGACAAGGCTGA
- the lptB gene encoding LPS export ABC transporter ATP-binding protein encodes MKTLRAEHLAKSYSGREVVKDVSLAVSSGQIVGLLGPNGAGKTTCFYMIVNLVQADKGRVKIDDDDISHLPMHGRAQKGIGYLPQEASIFRKLSVEDNIMAILETRTELKKPQRQQQLEQLLDEFHIQHIRSSLGMSLSGGERRRVEIARALAAEPSFILLDEPFAGVDPISVSDIMAIIRQLKARGIGVLITDHNVRETLAICEKAYIVGGGHIIAEGSADEVLANEQVRAIYLGQDFRL; translated from the coding sequence ATGAAAACGCTCAGGGCGGAACATCTGGCCAAAAGCTACAGCGGCCGAGAGGTCGTCAAAGACGTATCCCTTGCCGTCAGCAGCGGACAAATTGTCGGCCTGCTCGGCCCTAACGGAGCCGGTAAAACCACCTGTTTTTACATGATTGTCAACCTGGTACAGGCCGACAAGGGACGCGTCAAAATTGACGACGACGACATCAGTCACCTGCCCATGCATGGCCGTGCCCAGAAAGGCATTGGCTATCTGCCACAAGAAGCCTCGATCTTCCGCAAGCTCAGCGTCGAAGACAACATCATGGCCATTCTGGAAACCCGCACGGAACTGAAAAAACCCCAACGCCAGCAACAGCTGGAACAACTGCTGGACGAATTTCACATCCAGCACATTCGCAGCAGCCTGGGGATGTCACTCTCCGGCGGTGAACGCCGCCGGGTAGAAATTGCCCGGGCACTGGCCGCCGAACCCTCCTTTATTTTGCTTGATGAACCCTTTGCCGGTGTCGACCCGATTTCCGTATCCGACATTATGGCCATCATTCGCCAGCTCAAGGCGCGCGGCATTGGCGTACTGATTACCGATCACAACGTCCGCGAAACCCTCGCAATTTGTGAAAAAGCCTATATCGTAGGCGGTGGACACATTATTGCCGAAGGCAGCGCCGATGAAGTACTCGCCAACGAACAGGTTCGGGCCATCTACCTTGGTCAGGACTTCCGTCTTTGA
- a CDS encoding RNA polymerase factor sigma-54, whose translation MKASLQLKMGQQLTMTPQLQQAIRLLQLSTLDLQQEIQEALDSNPMLEFEESEHDDYTDAQQTNGDQEREAAVTATATDTDTQELGEQWSDDKMPDDLPVDSNWDDTFQTTAGVSSGSGSVGDDDFDYDSRHATSDDLQGHLEWQLNLTPMSDVDREIATMLIDGVDDDGYLHTTIDDVLGSMDPEFGVEEDEVQAVLKRLQQFDPAGVFARDLRECLILQLNQLPADTPWLAEAKLVIGDYIALLGSKDYPTLMRKTRLKEEDLKAVLRLVKELNPKPGAGISSEQSEYVVPDVIVRNIRDEWRVELNPDIAPKLRVNSDYASLVRRSDSSADNAFLKDHLQEARWFIKSLQSRNETLLKVATKIVEYQLDFFEQGEEAMKPLVLHDIADAVGMHESTISRVTTQKFMHTPRGIFELKYFFSSHVSTDAGGECSSTAIRAMIKKLISEENPRKPLSDNKIAVVLGDKGIQVARRTVAKYREAMMIPPSNERKQLI comes from the coding sequence ATGAAAGCATCGCTTCAGTTAAAAATGGGTCAGCAGCTGACCATGACCCCTCAGCTGCAACAGGCAATTCGACTGCTGCAATTGTCTACCCTTGATCTGCAACAGGAAATCCAGGAAGCCCTGGATTCCAATCCCATGCTGGAATTCGAAGAGTCCGAGCACGACGACTATACGGATGCCCAGCAAACCAACGGCGATCAGGAGCGAGAAGCCGCCGTCACGGCGACAGCGACCGACACCGACACCCAGGAACTGGGTGAACAGTGGTCGGACGACAAGATGCCGGATGACCTGCCGGTCGACAGCAATTGGGACGATACCTTCCAGACTACCGCTGGCGTTTCCTCCGGTTCAGGCTCTGTCGGCGACGACGACTTTGACTACGACTCCCGTCATGCCACCTCCGACGACCTGCAAGGGCATCTGGAATGGCAACTGAATCTGACTCCCATGAGTGATGTCGATCGCGAGATTGCCACCATGCTGATTGACGGTGTCGACGACGACGGCTACCTCCACACCACCATAGACGACGTACTGGGTTCCATGGATCCGGAATTTGGGGTTGAGGAAGACGAAGTCCAGGCCGTACTCAAACGCCTGCAACAGTTTGATCCGGCTGGTGTTTTTGCCCGCGACCTGCGCGAATGCCTGATCCTGCAGTTAAACCAGCTGCCAGCCGACACTCCCTGGCTGGCAGAAGCCAAACTGGTGATCGGTGACTACATTGCCCTGCTGGGCAGTAAAGACTACCCCACGCTGATGCGCAAAACCCGGCTGAAAGAAGAAGACCTCAAAGCCGTATTACGCCTGGTCAAGGAGTTGAATCCCAAACCAGGAGCCGGAATCAGCTCCGAACAGTCAGAATACGTTGTGCCCGACGTGATCGTGCGTAACATCCGCGATGAATGGCGCGTTGAACTGAACCCGGATATTGCCCCCAAACTGCGGGTAAACTCCGACTACGCCTCGTTGGTGCGCCGCTCAGACAGCAGTGCCGACAACGCCTTCCTCAAAGATCACCTGCAAGAAGCGCGCTGGTTTATCAAAAGCCTGCAAAGCCGCAACGAAACCCTGCTGAAAGTCGCTACCAAAATTGTCGAATATCAGCTCGACTTTTTTGAGCAGGGCGAAGAAGCTATGAAACCACTGGTACTGCATGATATTGCCGATGCCGTTGGTATGCACGAGTCGACCATTTCACGGGTAACGACGCAAAAATTCATGCACACACCGCGTGGTATTTTTGAACTGAAGTACTTTTTCTCCAGCCATGTCAGTACCGATGCTGGCGGCGAATGTTCATCAACCGCCATTCGCGCCATGATCAAGAAGCTGATTAGCGAAGAAAACCCGCGCAAGCCACTGAGTGACAACAAGATCGCCGTCGTCCTCGGAGACAAGGGAATTCAGGTTGCACGCCGCACGGTGGCCAAATATCGTGAGGCAATGATGATTCCGCCATCGAATGAGCGGAAACAGTTGATTTGA
- a CDS encoding calcium/sodium antiporter, with the protein MITALVAVLIGLVVLVWSADKFVLGAAATARRLGMSPLLVGLTIVSIGTSAPELFVSAVATLDGAGNLAIGNALGSNITNIGLVLGITALVSPIPLKKKLLRKELPLLLLVSILAGLTLADLELSYIDSILLLAGLVAAMYILFQESDDSGESLVDEDEAAAIESLSTKMAVFWLLLGLVCLMISSKALVWGATEIARSFGISDLMIGLTIVAIGTSLPELAASVASALKGHHDIAIGNVIGSNIFNLLAVMPVPGLIATVAVEPMALYRDLPVMLALTLVLLVLFILNRRSGVMGRFSGSLLGLSYLGYLTTLFMMTSNG; encoded by the coding sequence ATGATCACAGCACTGGTTGCCGTCCTTATCGGTTTGGTTGTTCTGGTATGGAGTGCCGACAAGTTTGTCCTCGGTGCTGCGGCGACAGCCCGTCGTCTCGGCATGTCACCGCTGCTGGTCGGACTGACCATTGTCTCCATCGGCACCTCCGCTCCCGAGCTGTTTGTCTCTGCCGTCGCGACACTGGATGGTGCTGGCAACCTCGCCATAGGCAACGCACTGGGTTCTAATATCACCAATATCGGCCTGGTACTGGGTATTACTGCACTGGTCAGCCCGATTCCGCTGAAAAAGAAGTTGTTACGCAAAGAACTGCCACTGCTGCTGCTGGTCAGTATTCTTGCCGGTTTGACACTGGCCGACCTGGAACTCAGCTATATTGATTCCATCCTGCTGCTGGCCGGACTGGTTGCCGCCATGTACATCCTGTTTCAGGAATCCGATGACAGCGGCGAATCGCTGGTTGATGAAGACGAAGCCGCAGCGATTGAATCGCTGTCCACCAAGATGGCAGTGTTCTGGCTCTTGCTCGGACTGGTCTGCCTGATGATCAGCTCCAAGGCACTGGTTTGGGGCGCAACAGAAATTGCCCGCAGCTTTGGCATCAGCGATCTGATGATTGGCCTGACCATCGTTGCCATTGGTACCAGCCTGCCAGAACTGGCGGCATCGGTTGCCAGCGCCCTCAAAGGGCATCACGACATTGCGATTGGCAACGTGATTGGCTCCAACATATTTAACCTGCTCGCAGTGATGCCTGTCCCCGGTCTGATCGCGACAGTTGCAGTCGAACCAATGGCACTGTATCGCGACCTGCCCGTCATGTTGGCTCTGACTCTGGTACTGTTGGTACTGTTTATACTCAATCGTCGTAGTGGAGTGATGGGACGCTTCAGTGGCAGCCTGCTTGGGCTGAGCTATCTGGGCTACCTGACCACCCTGTTTATGATGACAAGCAACGGATAA